Part of the Microbulbifer salipaludis genome is shown below.
ACGTCGTACTCGAAGTTGTAATAGGCAAACGCCTGGGCCATCGGGTCCATGCCGCTGTGGCAACCCACACAGTTATTCTGGAACACGCGGCTGTCACCGCCCGGGCTGCGGCTGACATCCTGTCGGATGCGATCCGGTGGCCGTGAGGTGTCGTGCACCTGCTCCAGATCGCGGCACAGATGGTTCATTAATGTGAAGCGGAACATGGCGCGGTTGGTGCCGGCATAAAAGAACGCCTTAGCGCCGCCGCGGGTGGTCATCACGCCGGCGGTTGCTTCGCTGGGAAGGCCGGTGACCGCAGACTGGGCGCGTCGCTCGAGCGCTACCTGCAATGGGTAGTCGCTGCGCTCCAGTGCTTCATAGTGGTTGTTGTTACTGTTGCTGTAGCTGGGCAGGTCCAGACCGGAGGCGCCGGTGTAAATGATGTCGCCCGAGAGAATTTCCCGGAAATCCACATCGTCGCGCACCATACCGATCACCGTTGCGGTGTAATCGTTGAGCGGTGCGAAGTTGTCGCCGTCACGATTGGTCCAGGGTGTTGCCAGGTTTTTCAGGGTGACGTCGTAGAAGGCGTCGTGCTGCATGGCCATTTCGGCCGCAGCGCTGGCGTTGCCATTGGCGATTGCTTCGGCCATTTGCTTGAGTACATCGACACTGGGCTTCACGCCGGTAATCCGGCTGTGCATTCGGGCAGCCTGCTCTTCCGGCCCGGCAAATGCGGGTACAGACAGTGAGACAGTGACGCAGGTGGTCGCCGCGAGCAACAGGCGCGCAGCGGACGATTTTATTTTCATGGGCGGGTACGCGTTGGGTTCTCGTCGCGCAATGGGGAAGAAACTCCGCGCTGCGCGTTTTATGGTGCCTATAGACCGATCATCGATACTAAAGAAAGCGGCATGATTCGCCAGCGGCAATAAGATAAAGCGAGGACTGGTTGGCAAAAACCTTGTGCGCAGCTTGAGGGTGTGCGGAGCAACCGCGAAAATCAGAGCATAATACGACGGCAAATTTGCCGGACACAGATTCAGTCAATCCGCCGCGATCACAGTGAGTGAGTACTTTCTTCACGAAGAACGCTGTAGCAATGCGGGCGAGTGGTCGCGCGGAGGCAACTGAGATGAGGATCTTCCCTTGAATAAATTTTGTACGCTGGCGGCGACTGCTGGCGGGCTGTTGTCGCTGCTTTTGCTTGCCGGTTGCTCGGCGGGCAGCGGTGAAGGTTCCAGTCTCGGTGGGGGTGAGCAGGCGGAAGACCCGGTGGTGGTGGATTACCCGGTTGTCTATGTGCGCCGCAACCTGAACCGCGACGAAAACGAGATGCTGGTGGTGGACGACCTCTACGCACCGTCGGCGTTTAACCCCGGCGCGGAACTGGTGCTGCGCGATCGCGCCACCGCCACCGCCCCCGAGCGGGTATTGACGGAAGGCCTGTTTGTCCGTGATGAAGCGGCGGGCATTCTCTTTGAGGGCGGCTACGATGTAAAAGACCTTGCCGTCTCCGCGGATGGCACGCAGCTGGCATTCGCCATGCGCGCCCCCAATATTGAGGGCCTTGATGACGACGAGCAGCCCAGCTGGAATATCTGGCTGTACGAATTCGAGTCTGCCGAACTGAAGCGTGTCATCGCATCCGACCTGCTTGCCGAGGAGGGTGACGATATTGCCCCGGCATTCCTGCCGGATGGTCGCATCGCATTCACCTCCACTCGCCAGCGTCGCTCCCGCGCGCTGTTGCTCGACGATAACAAGCCCCAGTTTTCCGCCCTCGCCGAAGACCTGCAGGAACCCGCGTTCGTGCTGCATGTGATGGAAGCGGATGGCAGCGCTATCCAGCAGATTTCCTACAACCAGAGCCACGACCTCTCGCCCACGGTGCTGTTCAACGGTCGTATCCTGTTTACCCGCTGGGACAACATGGGCGGTGTTGATCGTCTGAGCCTGTATACCGTCAAGCCGGATGGTAGCGACCTGCAGTTCCACTACGGCTACCACAGCCAGGCAACGGGCACTGGTGCCGGCACCGATCCGGTACCCGCCGCTTTCGCCAGGCCGCAGCAGATGCCGGACGGTCGCATACTCGTCACCCTGCGTGCCCCCGAGGGCATCACCTACGGTGGCGACATGGTGGTGATCGATGCAGAGAATTTCACCGAAGCTTACAGCGAGCCGGAGCAGCAGGGTGTCCTGCAGGGGCAGGAATCGCTGTCGGTCGAGCAGGTGATTATCGACGGCGGGCTGTCGCCCCATGGCCTGTTCGCCAATGCGTGGGCGTTTCACGATGGCACCAGCCGCCTGCTGGTGAGCTGGAGTGAATGCCGCGTAATCGACCCGGCAACCGAGCTGCCGCAACCCTGCACCGATGAGTGGCTGGCGACCCCGGACATTGTGCCCGCCGACCCACTGTACGGCCTGTGGATCTACGATTACGTCGAAGGCACCCAGCGCCCGATCATCCAGCCGGTCGAGGGCGAGATGATCAGCGAGGCGGTCACCGCCGACACCCGCCCGGTGCCGGAATTTATCCCGCAACCCATCCCCGGAATCGATATCGACCGCGACCTGTTTGATGAGGGCATGGCGGTGCTGGATATTCGCAGCGTGTACGACTTCGATGGCACCGCGGCCCTGGATATTGCCGCCCTGGCAGACCCGCTGCGGACCACCGCCGCCGAGCGCCCCGCGCGATTTTTGCGGGTGGTGAAAGCGGTGGGCATTCCCGATGCGGATATCCGTGATTTTGACCGCTCCGCCTTCGGCCGCAACCGCTCGCAATTGATGCGGGAAATCATTGGTTATACCCCGATCCAGCCGGACGGCTCCGTGCGAGTCAAAGTGCCGGCGGACATGCCCCTGGCTATTTCCGTGGTGGATGCCAATGGTCGTCGCATTGTCGGCCGCCACCGCAACTGGCTGCAGTTCCGCGCCGGTGAAGTGCGCAACTGCCAGGGGTGCCACAGTCGCGACAGTGAAGTGCCACACGGACGTACCGATAAAGAACCTGAATCCGCATGGGCCGGTGCGCCCACCAGTGCGGCCCCGTTTGCCAATACCGAGCCGGCACTGCAGGCGCAAATGGGGGAAACCATGGCGCAAGTGCTGGCGCGCGTGGCCGGACACCCGGCACTGGAAGGGGATCTCCTGTTCACGGATTTCTGGACAGATCCGGCCCTGCGGGCAAAAGACCCGGCCACCGCCCTGCGTATCAGCGATTTGCCCGTACCGGAAATGGCGCCCACCAGTCTCGCTTGCCAGAGCGAGTGGACCAGTACCTGCCGCACCGTGATCCACTACCAGGCCCACATCCAGCCGATCTGGGATTTGCCGCGCCAGGTCACCGACGTTGACGGTACGGTACTCGAAGATCACACCTGCACGGCCTGTCACACCAACCGCGACGCGGCCGGCATGACCCAGGTGCCCCCCGGCCAGCTGGACCTGCGCGGCGACCAGTCCGGTGTGAACAACAATTTCAGCACCTCATATGTAGAGTTGCTGTTCGATAACCCGACCCAGGAGCTGCGCGACGGGGCGGTGCAGGATGTGCTGGTGCAGGACACCGACGACGATGGCAACCCATTGTTTGAAACCGATGAAAACGGGGAGCTGATTCTGGATGCCGATGGCAACCCGATTCCTGTTATGGTTACCGTCAATATTCAGCGCATCATGAACACCAATGGGGCCAACGCCAGCCGTTTCTTCAGTATCTTTGAGGCGGGCGGATTCCACGAGGGTGCGCTGTCCGCGGCAGAATTGCGTTTGATTTCAGAATGGCTGGATATCGGTGCGCAGTATTACAACAACCCCTTTGAAGCACCGGTCGACTAGATAATGAATTGCCAGCCCGGAAAATATTGGATCAGCCTGGGGGCCGCGCTTGCCGGCCTGCTGATGGCTGCACCTGCGGCGGCCGCACAGCAAGGGTCGGTGGTCGAAAGCTTCTCTGCCAGTCAATTTGGCGAGCACATCCCGGACAATATCCCGAAGGATGCCGAGCAGGTCGTCAACGGGGCCGAGTACCTCAACCTGTATACCGGCCCCGGGCGCGGTTATGTAATCGACCAGGTGGTGGAATACGGCGAGCGCCTGTGGCTTCTGAAACGCCGCACCGACTGGGTCAAAGTCATGACCCGCAGCGGGAAAACCGGCTGGGCGAAGATTTCCGATCTGGACGAAATCTTTGCCGCTGAGGGCGAACAGATCGCCGTACCCACCCCGGGTATCGACGACTACCGCGAGCAGGGCTTCCGCCTCGGCTTCGCCTACGGCGACTTCGAAGGTGCCAACGCGCTCGGGCTTTCCCTTGGCTACCGCTTCACCGGCAATATCTCTGCCGAACTGCGGGCCACCCAAACCATCGGCGCCTACTCCGACAGCCAGACCTACCAGTTGGCCCTGCTGCACAAACCCTTTCCCGAGTGGCGGATTGCACCGTATTTCATGCTCGGCAGCGGCGTAAACATCACCTCGCCCAACGCGACTATTGTCGCCACCGAAGACCGCCAGGACACCACCATGCTGACCGGCATCGGCGTTACCACCTATTTATCCCGCCGCTTTGCGCTGCGCGCGGAAGTTGCCAATCACTACCTGCTCACCTCGCGGGAAAATAATCAGGAGATAGTCGAATGGAAATTCGGATTCGACGTATTCATGTGAAAAATCTACTGCGCGTGCGCCTGGCGGCGTCCGGCGGTGCTCGGAATGCTCATGTATCACATATGCACTCCGCTTCCTGTGCTTCGGCGGCCACCACCAGCCACCCGCTCGCTACGATTTTTAGAAGTATCGCTTGCGCCTTGTCCTTCGCTGGGTTTTCCTCGATCGCAATTGCCCAGGGCGATGCAGTGATTGACGAAATTATCTCGCCCGATCTTGAGCGCCGCGAAATCCGCGAGGCCAATATCGACACGGAAGACTTCGAGTTTACCGCCTATCTGGGCGGCATCATGAATGTGGAAGATTTCGGCAGTAACGCATTGTATGGCGGCAGCCTGGCGTACCACATCAACGAAGACTTCTTTATGGAAGCGGCCTACGGCCAGACCACCCTGGGAGAGTCGAGTTACGAACGCCTCAGTGGTTCCGCACCGCTACTCACCGATGAAGAGCGCGAGCTTTCCATGTACAACCTGTCACTAGCGTGGAATTTTTTGCCCGGTGAAATCTTCATATTTGACAAGTGGGCACTGAACAGCAACCTGTACCTGATCGGTGGTGTGGGTAATACCAGCTTTGCGGACGCAGAGCACTTCACCTACAACGTGGGGGTGGGTGTGCGCATGCTGGCACAAGACTGGCTGGCTGTGCGTCTGGACGTGCGCGACCACATTTTTGAGCATGAGATTTTTGGTGAGCCGATCGTTACCAATAATCTTTCTGCCCAACTGGGTGTTTCTATTTATTTCTGAATAATAAATTTCAACAAGAAAGTACCGGAGAAATTTCATGCGTAAACTGATTGCCGCTCTTTGTGCCAGTGCCGCTTTACTGGCGGGCGCGCCAGCTTCCGCCAAAGTGCCCGCTGAAGACTTCACCCTCGCCTCCCTGAAAGACGGCAACCTCAAGTTGAGCGAACAGCGCGGTGAAGTAATCATGCTCAACTTCTGGGCTTCCTGGTGCGGGCCCTGCCGTGAAGAAATGCCACTGCTGAATGACCTGCACGCCCGTTACGAGCCCGTCGGTTTCCAGGTTTGGGGTGTCAATGTGGATGCCAATCGTGAAGACGCGCAGGCCATGCTGAACAAAATCCCGGTGGAATTCCCGGTGCTGTTCGACGCCCAAAGCCAGGTGAGCAAAATGTTTGGCGTACAGGCCATGCCCAGCTCTGTGTTCATCGACCGCGACGGCAATGTGCGCTATGTGCACAAGGGATACCGCAGTGGCGATGAGGCCGAGTACAAAAAAATCATCAAGGAACTCATCCGGGAATAAATCATGAGCAAACGCGCGCTTCTGTTGCTGCCGGTAATGCTGCTCCTCGGCGGTTGTGAAACCCTGATGCCGGAACCCTGGGTGCAGCCCTACGAGCGGCACTATCTTGCCGACCCGATTATGGGCTTTGAACGGGACCCGGTCGCGGCCGGATATATGAACCATGTGTACGAAGCGCGTGAGGCCGCCCGTGGTGCAGAGGGTGGCTCCGGAGGCGGCTGTGGCTGTAACTGAGTGTAGAAAATGGCTGGGCCTGCTCGCGGCCTCGCTGATTGCCGGCAACGCAGCCGCCGCCGTATTGCCCGAAGAGCGTGCGGATACCATGTACCACGCCTACAGCGGCGGCGGGGTCACCATCGATGGTCCCTCCGTACTGGTGCGCAAGAATATTGGCAACACCGTCTCGCTGTCTGCCAATTACTATGTCGATATGATTTCCGGTGCGTCCATTGACGTACAGGCCACCGCCAGCCCGTATGAAGAGCAGCGGGACGAGTTTTCTCTG
Proteins encoded:
- a CDS encoding PD40 domain-containing protein is translated as MNKFCTLAATAGGLLSLLLLAGCSAGSGEGSSLGGGEQAEDPVVVDYPVVYVRRNLNRDENEMLVVDDLYAPSAFNPGAELVLRDRATATAPERVLTEGLFVRDEAAGILFEGGYDVKDLAVSADGTQLAFAMRAPNIEGLDDDEQPSWNIWLYEFESAELKRVIASDLLAEEGDDIAPAFLPDGRIAFTSTRQRRSRALLLDDNKPQFSALAEDLQEPAFVLHVMEADGSAIQQISYNQSHDLSPTVLFNGRILFTRWDNMGGVDRLSLYTVKPDGSDLQFHYGYHSQATGTGAGTDPVPAAFARPQQMPDGRILVTLRAPEGITYGGDMVVIDAENFTEAYSEPEQQGVLQGQESLSVEQVIIDGGLSPHGLFANAWAFHDGTSRLLVSWSECRVIDPATELPQPCTDEWLATPDIVPADPLYGLWIYDYVEGTQRPIIQPVEGEMISEAVTADTRPVPEFIPQPIPGIDIDRDLFDEGMAVLDIRSVYDFDGTAALDIAALADPLRTTAAERPARFLRVVKAVGIPDADIRDFDRSAFGRNRSQLMREIIGYTPIQPDGSVRVKVPADMPLAISVVDANGRRIVGRHRNWLQFRAGEVRNCQGCHSRDSEVPHGRTDKEPESAWAGAPTSAAPFANTEPALQAQMGETMAQVLARVAGHPALEGDLLFTDFWTDPALRAKDPATALRISDLPVPEMAPTSLACQSEWTSTCRTVIHYQAHIQPIWDLPRQVTDVDGTVLEDHTCTACHTNRDAAGMTQVPPGQLDLRGDQSGVNNNFSTSYVELLFDNPTQELRDGAVQDVLVQDTDDDGNPLFETDENGELILDADGNPIPVMVTVNIQRIMNTNGANASRFFSIFEAGGFHEGALSAAELRLISEWLDIGAQYYNNPFEAPVD
- a CDS encoding SH3 domain-containing protein yields the protein MNCQPGKYWISLGAALAGLLMAAPAAAAQQGSVVESFSASQFGEHIPDNIPKDAEQVVNGAEYLNLYTGPGRGYVIDQVVEYGERLWLLKRRTDWVKVMTRSGKTGWAKISDLDEIFAAEGEQIAVPTPGIDDYREQGFRLGFAYGDFEGANALGLSLGYRFTGNISAELRATQTIGAYSDSQTYQLALLHKPFPEWRIAPYFMLGSGVNITSPNATIVATEDRQDTTMLTGIGVTTYLSRRFALRAEVANHYLLTSRENNQEIVEWKFGFDVFM
- a CDS encoding outer membrane beta-barrel domain-containing protein, translated to MEIRIRRIHVKNLLRVRLAASGGARNAHVSHMHSASCASAATTSHPLATIFRSIACALSFAGFSSIAIAQGDAVIDEIISPDLERREIREANIDTEDFEFTAYLGGIMNVEDFGSNALYGGSLAYHINEDFFMEAAYGQTTLGESSYERLSGSAPLLTDEERELSMYNLSLAWNFLPGEIFIFDKWALNSNLYLIGGVGNTSFADAEHFTYNVGVGVRMLAQDWLAVRLDVRDHIFEHEIFGEPIVTNNLSAQLGVSIYF
- a CDS encoding TlpA family protein disulfide reductase, which encodes MRKLIAALCASAALLAGAPASAKVPAEDFTLASLKDGNLKLSEQRGEVIMLNFWASWCGPCREEMPLLNDLHARYEPVGFQVWGVNVDANREDAQAMLNKIPVEFPVLFDAQSQVSKMFGVQAMPSSVFIDRDGNVRYVHKGYRSGDEAEYKKIIKELIRE
- a CDS encoding DUF4266 domain-containing protein, which codes for MLLLGGCETLMPEPWVQPYERHYLADPIMGFERDPVAAGYMNHVYEAREAARGAEGGSGGGCGCN